Proteins from a genomic interval of Rubinisphaera italica:
- a CDS encoding DUF6807 domain-containing protein, giving the protein MRIFQPISLALSLLLLNTVSLEAGKVNVVREGDKAIVNIDGSHFTTYNFADSQAKPYFHPILAPGDVLVVREQVFNKEGEQRNDAKTGMGHFHHKGAWIAIDTVNDGLNYWHEQDHIKNQKIMVSSQGDNGVIEIVNEWQGQNKKPLIKEETRYTITPDRLIVCELKLTAIDQPVTFGDTKEGLFAIRVNHSMREMSGGEIVNAAGEEGEKNCWGKPSPWIDYHGEVDGKTVGISLFDSEDNFRPSRYHVRGYGLFAINPFGEKKYSNGKAGAAPVTLQPGESVKLRYGLYVHEGDEKEGHVAEQYQKFEHVQ; this is encoded by the coding sequence ATGCGGATTTTCCAGCCGATTTCCCTCGCCCTTTCTCTGCTTCTCCTGAATACAGTTTCACTTGAAGCTGGAAAAGTGAACGTTGTTCGCGAAGGCGACAAAGCCATCGTCAATATCGATGGGTCTCACTTCACCACATATAACTTTGCGGATTCGCAGGCGAAGCCCTACTTTCATCCGATTCTCGCTCCCGGTGATGTGCTTGTTGTTCGTGAGCAGGTTTTCAACAAAGAAGGCGAACAGAGAAATGATGCTAAGACTGGCATGGGGCATTTCCATCACAAAGGAGCCTGGATTGCGATTGATACCGTCAACGATGGTCTAAATTACTGGCACGAGCAGGATCACATCAAAAATCAAAAAATTATGGTTTCCTCCCAGGGAGACAATGGCGTGATTGAGATTGTGAATGAATGGCAGGGACAAAATAAGAAACCGCTGATCAAGGAAGAAACCCGTTATACGATCACTCCGGATCGTCTGATTGTTTGCGAGTTAAAGCTGACTGCGATTGATCAACCAGTAACCTTCGGAGACACGAAAGAGGGACTGTTCGCAATTCGAGTCAATCACTCCATGCGAGAAATGTCTGGCGGAGAGATTGTGAATGCTGCGGGCGAAGAAGGCGAAAAGAACTGCTGGGGCAAGCCATCGCCTTGGATTGATTATCACGGCGAAGTCGATGGCAAAACCGTCGGCATCAGCCTGTTTGATAGCGAGGACAATTTCCGTCCCTCACGGTATCACGTTCGTGGATACGGTTTGTTCGCCATTAACCCGTTTGGCGAAAAGAAATACAGCAACGGCAAAGCCGGAGCCGCTCCTGTAACATTGCAGCCAGGAGAATCGGTGAAACTGCGATATGGTTTATATGTTCACGAAGGGGATGAAAAAGAGGGGCACGTTGCTGAGCAGTATCAGAAGTTTGAGCACGTGCAGTAA
- a CDS encoding sulfatase family protein, which produces MISRYALASCFLGMIVSMSPSWLQAAEQPNILWIIAEDMGPELSCYGTRGVQTPTLDDLARRGVRYQNAFTVTPVCSTSRSSFMTGMYAMTIDAQNHRSHRSGDNPLPKGVRVLTDWLRPAGYYTANLKTLTHLKYPAKFYKGTGKTDWNFNYDKPKKPFDTDNWNDLKAHQPFYAQVNFSETHRGSAWNTSHQRIPQMADPEDIDLPPYYPDHSVSRAVWAQYLNTVMAVDEKVKFMLALLKRDGLDKNTIVVFFGDHGRAMPRGKQWPYDSGLHIPLIIYWPEGNDQLPEPKGYERGTVSEQLIASIDLSATTLDWAGVEKPKLMQGRILMGSHADEPREIVFGGRDRGDETILHIRTARTDRYRYLKNGYPEKPFMEFNHYKETQYPIMGLLQYLHREGKLTGPPAVLMEPTRPAEELYDIQKDPWEIYNLADDPAYAEIKQKLAEAVVEWQEEIDDQGRKPESDEILKHAAMEEARDRKKLESRPDDWFLKHPAKGLYKVQLDR; this is translated from the coding sequence ATGATAAGTCGTTATGCGCTCGCGAGTTGTTTTCTGGGAATGATCGTCTCGATGAGTCCCTCATGGCTTCAGGCTGCTGAGCAGCCGAATATTCTGTGGATCATTGCCGAGGATATGGGGCCAGAACTGAGTTGCTACGGCACCCGCGGCGTGCAGACACCGACGCTGGATGATTTAGCCAGGCGCGGAGTTCGCTATCAGAATGCGTTCACGGTCACGCCGGTCTGTTCGACGAGTCGGTCGTCTTTTATGACGGGGATGTATGCGATGACCATTGATGCCCAAAATCATCGTTCTCATCGCAGTGGCGATAATCCTTTACCTAAAGGGGTTCGCGTTCTTACGGATTGGCTACGACCGGCTGGATATTACACCGCAAATCTCAAAACTCTCACACACCTTAAATATCCAGCCAAGTTCTATAAAGGCACTGGCAAGACGGATTGGAATTTCAATTACGACAAACCAAAGAAGCCTTTTGATACGGACAACTGGAATGACCTCAAAGCTCATCAGCCGTTTTATGCACAGGTTAATTTTTCAGAAACTCATCGCGGCAGCGCCTGGAATACTTCGCATCAGCGCATTCCGCAGATGGCCGATCCTGAGGATATCGATTTGCCGCCTTATTATCCCGATCATTCGGTATCGCGTGCGGTGTGGGCTCAGTATCTCAATACGGTGATGGCCGTGGATGAAAAAGTGAAATTTATGCTTGCCCTCCTTAAACGGGATGGACTGGATAAGAATACAATTGTCGTCTTTTTTGGGGATCATGGCCGGGCGATGCCGCGTGGAAAGCAGTGGCCTTACGACAGTGGGTTGCACATTCCGTTGATCATTTACTGGCCGGAAGGAAATGATCAACTGCCTGAGCCCAAAGGTTATGAGCGAGGTACAGTCAGTGAGCAGTTGATTGCTTCGATTGATTTATCAGCGACGACTCTCGACTGGGCCGGTGTCGAGAAGCCGAAGTTAATGCAGGGTCGGATTCTTATGGGATCTCATGCTGATGAGCCTCGGGAAATTGTGTTTGGCGGCCGCGATCGAGGCGATGAAACAATTCTCCATATCCGCACTGCGCGAACGGATCGGTACCGTTATCTGAAAAATGGTTATCCCGAAAAGCCATTCATGGAGTTCAATCACTACAAGGAAACTCAGTACCCCATCATGGGATTGTTACAATATCTGCATCGGGAAGGTAAATTGACTGGACCGCCTGCAGTGTTAATGGAGCCAACTCGACCGGCAGAAGAGTTGTACGATATCCAGAAAGATCCCTGGGAAATCTATAACCTGGCAGATGATCCGGCTTATGCTGAAATCAAGCAGAAATTGGCGGAGGCTGTTGTCGAGTGGCAGGAAGAGATTGATGATCAGGGGCGCAAGCCGGAGTCGGATGAAATCCTTAAGCATGCGGCTATGGAAGAAGCGAGAGATCGCAAAAAACTTGAAAGTCGACCCGACGACTGGTTCCTGAAACATCCGGCAAAGGGACTCTACAAAGTGCAACTTGATCGATAG
- the ftsY gene encoding signal recognition particle-docking protein FtsY — translation MGLFDRLKKGLQKTSKVLNTDVRDLFRAGEILTDEHLAQFERRLVESDMGVTASMEIVEELRKKHRGRTVDLEAIWETVREKLKGLLKGEEDVHWDVNDPLSALNLAEEGPTVILVAGVNGVGKTTSIAKLANLFTKSGKKVVLAAGDTFRAAAVEQLRMWSERIGCDIVTKPSGTDPASVAYSGCERALETGADIVIIDTAGRLQTQKNLMQELEKIHRVISKKIPGGPHESLLVLDATTGQNGIVQAEQFSGIINSTGLILAKLDGTAKGGVVVAIRQKMGIPVKYVGVGEQIDDLQLFDPDSFAEALIAE, via the coding sequence ATGGGCTTATTTGATCGGCTCAAAAAGGGACTGCAAAAAACCTCTAAGGTTCTCAATACGGATGTTCGCGACCTGTTTCGAGCCGGGGAAATTCTGACGGATGAACATCTGGCTCAGTTTGAACGACGGCTTGTCGAATCCGATATGGGCGTGACCGCTTCGATGGAAATCGTCGAGGAACTCCGCAAGAAACATCGGGGACGAACGGTCGATCTGGAAGCGATTTGGGAAACGGTTCGAGAGAAACTCAAAGGCCTGCTCAAGGGGGAAGAAGATGTTCACTGGGATGTGAACGATCCGCTTTCCGCTTTGAATCTGGCTGAAGAAGGGCCGACTGTGATTCTGGTCGCTGGTGTGAATGGTGTCGGAAAGACGACCTCAATTGCCAAGCTGGCGAATCTGTTCACGAAATCGGGTAAGAAAGTTGTGTTGGCTGCAGGCGATACCTTTCGAGCGGCTGCAGTGGAACAGTTGCGGATGTGGAGCGAGCGGATTGGCTGCGATATTGTAACCAAGCCGAGCGGAACCGATCCGGCTAGTGTCGCTTACTCCGGTTGCGAACGGGCTCTGGAAACGGGAGCAGATATCGTGATTATCGACACTGCTGGTCGACTGCAGACGCAGAAGAATCTGATGCAGGAACTGGAAAAGATTCACCGCGTCATCAGCAAGAAAATTCCGGGCGGTCCCCACGAAAGTCTGCTGGTTCTGGATGCGACGACCGGTCAGAACGGAATCGTTCAAGCTGAACAATTTTCGGGCATTATCAATTCGACAGGATTGATCCTGGCTAAACTCGATGGCACTGCCAAAGGCGGAGTTGTGGTGGCTATTCGACAGAAAATGGGCATTCCAGTGAAGTATGTTGGCGTTGGTGAGCAAATCGATGATTTGCAATTGTTCGATCCAGACAGCTTCGCGGAGGCGTTAATTGCGGAATGA
- a CDS encoding PilZ domain-containing protein yields MMVETQFISAEHYSERQKRSAQRILDSLDRGEARLQDHYTQVRNYKRASCRKVIHVRIPNPGGEPFAFSVFMRDVSSSGAGFIYPGPIPNEKILIGIPIPGRDDTWFEGVIARRKEFMQEGFWDYGVRFTGRLT; encoded by the coding sequence ATGATGGTTGAAACACAATTCATCAGTGCCGAACATTATTCGGAACGACAAAAGCGATCCGCCCAAAGAATCCTTGATTCGCTGGACCGAGGTGAGGCACGTCTGCAGGATCATTACACGCAGGTTCGCAATTACAAGCGAGCCAGTTGCCGGAAAGTGATTCACGTACGAATTCCCAATCCGGGTGGGGAACCATTCGCGTTTAGTGTATTTATGCGAGATGTCAGTTCCAGTGGAGCAGGATTTATCTACCCCGGCCCCATTCCAAACGAGAAGATCCTGATTGGAATTCCAATTCCAGGTCGTGATGATACATGGTTCGAAGGCGTTATCGCACGACGAAAAGAATTCATGCAGGAAGGATTCTGGGACTACGGCGTTCGCTTTACAGGCCGATTGACCTAA
- a CDS encoding PDZ domain-containing protein, giving the protein MKNRALFCRASFSILIIMITMMESSATWAEEALDSSYSRHGEQLKLAFREIVAKAPQLAIEIEINETITVPGTLIDAQKGICVTKASSLEEYVSEADMFRCHLPADRWVAANFLGYDKAQDMIFISCKRPTRLNLPEVKTAEKLQAGQWIVSLKYAEELPMGIGVLGALPREILSSEGYVGLTVDQSDEGLMVKDVYANSGASRAGLKSGDIILSEANKPLQKRNRLSRLFAEYEPGDWFTLNALRDGELMSFDVRVGTSWDSVIDRQAMMNRFGSDVSARRSGFRSVLQHDTLLHPDNCGGPIVNLEGELVGINIARAGRTDTLAVPIEDVLAKMKELLE; this is encoded by the coding sequence ATGAAAAATCGAGCGTTGTTTTGCAGGGCTTCATTCTCCATCCTGATCATTATGATCACAATGATGGAATCTTCTGCAACCTGGGCAGAAGAGGCTCTCGACTCCTCATATTCCCGCCATGGTGAACAGCTCAAACTCGCCTTTCGGGAGATTGTTGCCAAGGCACCTCAATTAGCGATTGAAATTGAGATTAATGAAACGATTACCGTGCCCGGCACGCTCATAGATGCTCAAAAGGGAATTTGCGTCACTAAGGCCAGTTCGCTGGAAGAATATGTTTCCGAGGCTGACATGTTTCGCTGCCATTTGCCGGCTGATCGCTGGGTTGCCGCAAACTTTCTGGGATATGACAAGGCTCAGGATATGATTTTCATTTCCTGCAAACGCCCCACAAGATTGAATCTGCCCGAGGTGAAAACTGCTGAGAAGTTGCAAGCAGGCCAATGGATCGTTTCCCTCAAATATGCAGAAGAGTTGCCGATGGGAATTGGAGTTCTAGGAGCTTTGCCTCGTGAGATACTATCCTCGGAAGGATATGTTGGATTGACGGTCGACCAAAGCGATGAAGGTTTGATGGTGAAAGATGTGTACGCCAACAGTGGTGCTTCTCGAGCAGGGTTAAAATCGGGCGATATCATTCTCAGTGAAGCCAATAAACCGCTGCAGAAACGAAACAGGCTTTCCAGGTTATTTGCCGAGTACGAGCCTGGCGACTGGTTTACATTGAACGCTTTGCGGGATGGGGAATTGATGTCTTTTGATGTGCGAGTCGGGACATCCTGGGACAGCGTGATTGATCGTCAGGCGATGATGAATCGCTTTGGCAGCGATGTCAGTGCCCGCCGCTCTGGTTTTCGCAGTGTCCTGCAGCACGATACTCTGCTGCATCCGGATAACTGTGGTGGACCGATCGTCAATCTGGAAGGAGAACTAGTGGGCATCAACATCGCACGGGCAGGACGAACGGATACGTTGGCGGTTCCGATTGAGGATGTGCTGGCGAAGATGAAAGAATTGCTTGAGTAA
- a CDS encoding ComEA family DNA-binding protein, with protein sequence MNSAVTTQSRSPLLTLSDQKIVALICLILTSWVLIRSLSLSHWRAEEIEIRRLQPGPIGYVIDINEANWLEFSLLDGIGEVIGKRIVAHREQQGRFESIQELQEVKGIGAKTFARIEPHLTMTQEEFKPAQ encoded by the coding sequence GTGAATTCTGCTGTAACTACGCAATCGCGCAGTCCCCTGCTCACTCTATCCGATCAGAAAATAGTCGCCCTGATTTGTCTGATTTTGACAAGCTGGGTATTGATTCGCTCGCTTTCGCTTTCGCACTGGCGAGCTGAGGAAATCGAGATTCGGCGTCTGCAGCCCGGGCCGATTGGATATGTGATTGATATCAATGAGGCGAACTGGCTGGAGTTTTCGCTGCTGGACGGGATAGGAGAGGTTATCGGCAAGCGAATCGTGGCTCATCGTGAACAGCAGGGACGATTTGAGAGCATTCAGGAACTGCAGGAGGTCAAAGGCATTGGGGCAAAAACATTTGCCCGGATCGAGCCGCATTTGACAATGACTCAAGAAGAATTTAAACCCGCGCAATAA
- the rpsN gene encoding 30S ribosomal protein S14 — MASKSKIEKQKRNRLLIEKYAEKRKELKAAGDYEALAKLPRSSSPTRLRRLCQLTGRPRGVYRKFQVSRIMLRDMALDGLIPGMRKASW; from the coding sequence ATGGCTTCTAAATCCAAGATCGAAAAACAGAAACGTAACCGACTTCTGATCGAAAAATACGCTGAAAAACGCAAAGAACTCAAAGCCGCTGGCGATTACGAAGCTCTGGCCAAACTGCCACGCAGTTCCAGCCCGACTCGCCTGCGTCGTCTTTGCCAGTTGACTGGTCGTCCTCGCGGTGTTTATCGCAAGTTCCAGGTCTCACGTATTATGCTGCGTGATATGGCATTGGATGGGTTGATTCCAGGAATGCGAAAAGCCAGCTGGTAA
- the aroF gene encoding 3-deoxy-7-phosphoheptulonate synthase: MIIVMRQDASREAAEDVAKRVEALGLKPNLIFGEERTVVAVIGDDRRKDREKFESCEGVDKVLTILAEYKIASLETKPEPTVIRTHDLVIGGGNFGVIAGPCSVESEEQILASARAVKAAGATGLRGGAFKPRTSPYSFQGMKEEGLKLMAAAREETGLAVVTEVMTPQHVDLVASYADVMQIGARNMQNYHLLQAVGECDKPVMLKRGASATMDEFLLAAEYILDQGNQQVMLCERGIRTFETHTRFTLPLASVAYLKSKTHLPVVIDPSHGTGHSNLVPSMCSASVAVKADGMIVEVHPDPSNAMSDGAQSLTFKVFEATMQECRKIADAIGLTLH, translated from the coding sequence ATGATTATTGTGATGCGACAGGATGCGTCCCGCGAAGCGGCTGAAGATGTGGCGAAACGAGTCGAAGCTCTTGGTTTGAAGCCGAATCTCATTTTCGGGGAAGAGCGAACTGTGGTCGCAGTCATCGGAGATGACCGGCGAAAAGATCGCGAGAAATTCGAGTCCTGCGAGGGCGTCGACAAAGTGCTGACTATTCTCGCAGAATACAAAATCGCCTCACTGGAAACCAAACCCGAACCAACTGTCATCCGGACTCATGACCTGGTCATTGGCGGCGGCAATTTCGGAGTGATCGCTGGCCCTTGTTCAGTCGAAAGTGAAGAGCAGATTCTCGCATCGGCCCGGGCCGTCAAAGCAGCTGGGGCAACCGGACTACGCGGCGGAGCTTTCAAGCCACGAACAAGCCCTTACTCATTCCAGGGTATGAAAGAAGAAGGCCTGAAACTGATGGCAGCCGCCCGTGAAGAAACTGGCCTGGCGGTTGTGACCGAAGTGATGACCCCCCAACACGTTGATCTGGTCGCTTCCTATGCCGATGTCATGCAGATCGGTGCCCGGAATATGCAAAACTACCATCTGCTGCAGGCGGTCGGAGAATGCGATAAACCGGTCATGCTCAAGCGGGGAGCCTCGGCTACGATGGACGAATTCCTTCTGGCAGCTGAATACATTCTCGATCAGGGCAATCAGCAGGTCATGCTCTGCGAACGCGGCATCCGCACGTTCGAAACGCACACTCGCTTCACACTTCCCCTCGCTTCAGTGGCTTACCTGAAATCAAAGACTCACCTGCCAGTTGTGATCGACCCCAGCCATGGAACAGGCCATTCAAATCTTGTCCCTTCCATGTGCTCGGCTTCAGTCGCTGTGAAAGCCGATGGAATGATCGTCGAAGTCCATCCGGATCCGTCCAACGCTATGAGCGACGGAGCCCAGTCGCTGACCTTCAAAGTGTTTGAAGCCACCATGCAGGAATGTCGAAAAATCGCCGACGCCATCGGCCTGACTTTGCACTAA
- a CDS encoding phytoene desaturase family protein, with the protein MAKDFLADVRDHYDVIVIGSGLAGLTGANVLAKQGYSVLLLEHHYQLGGMATWFKRRGGHIFDISLHGFPNGMVKSCRKYWTKEIADKIVQLKGIRFENPQFSLETTFNRDDFTKLLIDKFQVEPQTVQDFFDTARNMNFYDDQSMTTRELFEKYFPGRDDVVRLLMEPITYANGSTLEDPAITYGIVFSNFMNKGVFTFKGGTDALITEMREELIKNGVDLRIRSLVEKIEVDKNRKVTGVVVNGKRIGCTAVLANANIKSTILHLAGEENFDPEFVEEAKAVRVNNSSCQVYMGLKPGVGFDYCGDLLFHSEHRGFDIEAMLSKQISSRTFSFYYPETRPGSDRWLIVSSTNARYEDWANLSEEDYERDKKDLCEKTLDCLEQYVPGIREKLDWVEASTPRTFKHYTRHIQGSSFGTKFEGLKVSQDLPQQIQGLHHAGSVGIIMSGWLGAMNYGVIVSNEIDKYLTPSAATI; encoded by the coding sequence ATGGCTAAAGATTTTCTCGCAGATGTTCGCGACCACTACGATGTCATTGTGATTGGCAGCGGCCTGGCCGGTTTGACCGGGGCCAATGTCCTCGCCAAACAGGGCTATTCCGTCCTTCTGCTCGAACATCACTACCAACTCGGCGGCATGGCGACCTGGTTCAAGCGTCGCGGCGGACACATTTTCGACATCTCCCTCCACGGCTTCCCCAACGGCATGGTCAAAAGCTGTCGCAAGTACTGGACAAAAGAAATTGCCGATAAAATCGTTCAGCTCAAGGGAATCCGCTTCGAAAATCCACAGTTCTCGCTGGAAACCACCTTCAATCGCGATGATTTCACCAAACTCCTGATCGACAAATTCCAGGTCGAACCGCAAACCGTGCAGGATTTCTTCGACACTGCCCGCAACATGAACTTCTACGACGATCAGTCGATGACGACTCGCGAACTGTTCGAAAAGTACTTCCCGGGCCGGGATGATGTCGTACGTCTGCTCATGGAACCGATCACCTACGCCAACGGCTCGACCCTCGAAGACCCAGCCATCACCTATGGCATCGTCTTTTCCAACTTCATGAACAAAGGTGTGTTTACCTTCAAAGGCGGAACCGATGCCCTGATTACCGAAATGCGGGAAGAACTGATCAAAAACGGCGTCGACCTGCGTATCCGATCTCTGGTCGAGAAGATTGAAGTCGACAAAAATCGCAAAGTGACCGGCGTCGTCGTCAACGGAAAACGGATTGGCTGTACTGCCGTCCTGGCCAATGCAAATATCAAATCGACAATCCTGCATCTGGCTGGCGAAGAGAATTTCGATCCGGAATTCGTCGAAGAAGCGAAAGCGGTTCGTGTTAATAACAGTTCCTGCCAGGTTTACATGGGACTCAAACCGGGAGTCGGTTTCGATTACTGCGGCGATTTGCTGTTCCACTCAGAACATCGCGGGTTTGATATCGAAGCGATGCTCAGTAAACAAATCAGCAGCCGGACGTTTTCGTTTTATTACCCCGAAACCCGTCCCGGCTCCGACCGCTGGCTGATTGTCTCCTCAACAAACGCCCGCTACGAAGACTGGGCAAATCTTTCGGAAGAAGATTATGAGCGGGATAAGAAGGATCTCTGCGAAAAAACTCTCGATTGCCTCGAACAATACGTCCCCGGCATTCGCGAAAAACTCGACTGGGTCGAAGCCTCCACGCCGCGAACTTTTAAGCATTATACCCGCCATATCCAGGGGTCTTCCTTCGGCACGAAGTTCGAAGGCCTGAAGGTCAGTCAGGATCTCCCCCAGCAGATTCAGGGCCTGCATCATGCCGGCTCGGTCGGCATCATCATGTCGGGCTGGCTGGGAGCCATGAATTATGGCGTGATTGTCTCCAACGAGATCGACAAATATCTCACTCCATCAGCAGCCACGATTTAA
- a CDS encoding DUF2461 domain-containing protein, with protein sequence MAEQTTTCFPTDTLKFLKDLKKNNQREWLAENKQRYEEFYLEPALGFITAMQKPLKKISPFLEAIPKKMGGSLLRIYRDTRFSNDKTPYKTHIGMQFRHEAGGNIHAPGCYLHIEPGNSFIAVGTWHPERDPLLWIRQKIAEEPKVWEKAITQKKFAAHFEMAGDKLTRPPKGFDKEHPAIEEIKRKDFIAVSKFEEQDVTSKDFQKQVVERLRAGTPLMTFLCEALELSY encoded by the coding sequence ATGGCTGAGCAAACAACGACCTGTTTTCCTACCGATACGTTGAAGTTTTTGAAGGACCTGAAGAAGAACAATCAGCGGGAATGGTTAGCAGAGAATAAGCAGCGGTATGAAGAGTTTTATCTGGAGCCCGCTTTGGGATTCATTACGGCGATGCAGAAGCCGTTGAAGAAGATTTCTCCGTTTCTGGAAGCGATTCCGAAAAAAATGGGGGGCTCGCTCCTGCGGATTTATCGGGATACCCGTTTTTCAAACGATAAGACGCCCTACAAAACACATATCGGCATGCAGTTTCGGCACGAAGCGGGCGGGAATATTCATGCGCCGGGTTGTTATCTGCATATCGAGCCGGGCAATTCGTTTATTGCGGTGGGGACCTGGCATCCGGAACGGGATCCCCTGCTGTGGATTCGTCAGAAAATTGCGGAGGAGCCGAAGGTCTGGGAGAAGGCGATTACTCAGAAGAAGTTTGCCGCTCATTTTGAAATGGCGGGTGACAAACTGACTCGTCCCCCCAAGGGTTTCGATAAAGAGCACCCGGCTATTGAAGAGATCAAACGGAAAGATTTCATCGCTGTTTCGAAGTTTGAAGAGCAGGATGTGACCAGCAAAGATTTTCAGAAGCAGGTTGTCGAGAGACTTCGTGCGGGGACGCCGTTGATGACGTTTCTGTGTGAGGCGCTGGAGTTGAGTTATTGA
- a CDS encoding tetratricopeptide repeat protein, whose translation MKYQIAAVIAVLSISMGSQVFAKDYQNYREAWNAGAGFMNAGNFAAAQEPLEAAFKLSDSDLEKMRIQRALVACYRLLPEPEKFIECNEYIILNSDHNATKSVTRSSLLTFMFQRGKIDQLEDRYQKNIKDKKQEELSHFMLSELYGRYKRNAALSIKHTEELAKLTKDSGGGMTAAQVAELGRQYLTSKKYKEAAEAYEKAAGLDERTASWNWKDAAGAWMKLNQPEKAQAAIKKAEELGPDTRSDQLTYYWHKSLADLLLELNEPKRAIPHLEAALEKTTIDGYRKTCEADLARARNLAQ comes from the coding sequence ATGAAATACCAAATAGCTGCTGTGATTGCGGTGCTGTCGATTTCCATGGGAAGTCAGGTCTTCGCGAAAGACTATCAAAATTATAGAGAGGCCTGGAACGCAGGTGCAGGCTTCATGAATGCCGGCAACTTTGCCGCTGCCCAGGAACCGCTCGAAGCTGCATTCAAACTCAGTGACAGCGACTTAGAGAAAATGCGAATTCAACGCGCTCTGGTTGCCTGTTATCGCTTATTGCCGGAGCCAGAGAAGTTTATTGAATGCAATGAATACATCATCCTGAATTCCGATCACAATGCCACGAAATCGGTAACCCGAAGCTCTCTGCTGACCTTCATGTTCCAACGCGGAAAAATCGATCAACTCGAAGATCGATATCAGAAAAACATCAAAGACAAAAAGCAGGAAGAACTCTCTCACTTCATGCTCAGTGAACTTTACGGACGTTACAAACGCAATGCGGCTTTGTCGATCAAGCATACCGAGGAACTCGCTAAGCTAACCAAAGATTCCGGCGGCGGGATGACGGCCGCTCAGGTGGCGGAACTGGGACGCCAATATCTAACCTCCAAAAAATATAAAGAAGCCGCAGAAGCCTATGAAAAAGCGGCCGGCCTGGATGAACGAACCGCCTCCTGGAACTGGAAGGATGCAGCCGGGGCCTGGATGAAACTCAATCAACCGGAAAAAGCACAAGCCGCGATCAAGAAAGCTGAAGAACTCGGCCCAGATACCCGGAGCGATCAACTGACTTACTACTGGCACAAATCACTGGCCGACTTGCTACTCGAACTCAACGAACCCAAACGAGCCATCCCGCATCTCGAAGCAGCTCTGGAGAAGACAACCATCGATGGCTATCGCAAAACCTGCGAAGCCGACCTTGCCCGAGCCCGAAATCTCGCTCAGTAA